A genomic segment from Anaeromyxobacter sp. encodes:
- a CDS encoding helix-turn-helix domain-containing protein, which yields MEWLTVQDLTQRLRISRAHLYNLINAGTLPRGVRFGRCVRWRLDIIRAAEDRLAGPPAEVAR from the coding sequence ATGGAATGGCTCACGGTTCAGGATCTGACCCAGCGGCTCCGGATCAGCCGCGCCCACCTCTACAATCTGATCAACGCCGGCACCCTCCCGCGCGGCGTGCGGTTCGGGCGCTGCGTCCGGTGGCGGCTCGACATCATCCGCGCCGCCGAGGACCGGCTGGCCGGCCCGCCGGCCGAGGTGGCCCGGTGA
- a CDS encoding CDP-alcohol phosphatidyltransferase family protein has product MEPAAGRGGPLGAGAGEGEPPGPPDAGPWTLPNALTGLRLLLAPVFLWLYVVGRVQEALVVFAAAAVTDLLDGLAARLLSQHSRLGEILDPIADKLLTFCALVALAAAGRLPAWLPLLVVGRDVALVLGAALLQALGIGPRIRILPTRAGKYATFAITLLVVGALAGDVEPSLRPSLAPWLAAAGLLTAACVVVSLLQYAGVFARAVRARARAPESR; this is encoded by the coding sequence GTGGAACCGGCAGCGGGACGCGGCGGCCCGCTAGGCGCCGGCGCCGGGGAGGGTGAGCCACCCGGCCCACCCGACGCCGGCCCGTGGACGCTGCCCAACGCGCTCACCGGGCTGCGGCTGCTGCTGGCGCCGGTCTTCCTCTGGCTGTACGTGGTCGGCCGGGTCCAGGAGGCGCTGGTGGTCTTCGCGGCGGCGGCCGTCACCGACCTGCTCGACGGGCTGGCGGCGCGCCTGCTCTCGCAGCACTCCCGCCTCGGCGAGATCCTCGACCCCATCGCCGACAAGCTGCTCACCTTCTGCGCGCTGGTGGCGCTGGCCGCGGCCGGGCGGCTGCCGGCCTGGCTGCCGCTGCTGGTGGTGGGGCGGGACGTGGCGCTGGTGCTCGGCGCGGCGCTGCTGCAGGCCCTCGGGATCGGGCCGCGCATCCGCATCCTGCCCACCCGCGCCGGCAAGTACGCCACCTTCGCCATCACCCTGCTGGTGGTGGGGGCGCTGGCCGGGGACGTCGAGCCGTCGCTGCGCCCGTCCCTGGCGCCCTGGCTGGCGGCCGCCGGCCTGCTCACCGCCGCCTGCGTGGTGGTGTCGCTGCTGCAGTACGCCGGGGTGTTCGCCCGGGCCGTCCGCGCCCGGGCCCGGGCGCCAGAGAGCCGTTGA
- a CDS encoding ribbon-helix-helix protein, CopG family → MPAKKPRRTTNEPITVYLPPADLEALRALRDRSGVPVAVMVRRAVKATLATTTAAVEALTTTP, encoded by the coding sequence ATGCCTGCCAAGAAGCCCCGCCGCACCACCAACGAGCCGATCACCGTCTACCTCCCGCCCGCCGATCTGGAGGCGCTCCGCGCGTTGCGTGACCGTTCCGGCGTGCCCGTCGCCGTCATGGTTCGCCGCGCAGTCAAGGCCACGCTCGCCACCACCACCGCCGCCGTCGAGGCGCTGACCACCACCCCCTGA
- a CDS encoding FecR domain-containing protein: MTARARATAVAALAALALGAAAVHAEEPAPAGAITFLAGQATRLQGGARQPLALGSAVFQGDVIETARRTRLELRLSDQSVLRLGPLSKVELDAAAFGASPDDRKVSAKLRVGNVWANVTKALGGEARFEVKTENAVAGVRGTTFRVDASKDRSVVVRVYSGTVAVAAGPIPRPAHAGAPDPAARREVAGPQEVTREQWERLVTELMQVRVAADGTPAEPERFALAAQDEWETWNRQRDAAAR; the protein is encoded by the coding sequence GTGACCGCCCGCGCCCGCGCCACCGCCGTCGCCGCGCTCGCCGCCCTGGCCCTGGGCGCCGCGGCCGTCCACGCCGAGGAGCCCGCGCCGGCCGGCGCCATCACCTTCCTGGCCGGCCAGGCCACCCGCCTGCAGGGCGGCGCCCGCCAGCCGCTGGCGCTGGGGAGCGCCGTCTTCCAGGGCGACGTCATCGAGACCGCCCGGCGCACCCGCCTGGAGCTCCGCCTGAGCGACCAGAGCGTGCTGCGCCTCGGCCCGCTCTCCAAGGTGGAGCTGGACGCCGCCGCCTTCGGGGCCTCGCCCGACGACCGCAAGGTCTCGGCCAAGCTCCGGGTGGGCAACGTCTGGGCCAACGTCACCAAGGCCCTGGGCGGCGAGGCCCGCTTCGAGGTCAAGACGGAGAACGCCGTGGCCGGCGTGCGCGGCACCACCTTCCGGGTGGACGCCAGCAAGGACCGCAGCGTGGTGGTGCGGGTCTACAGCGGCACGGTGGCGGTGGCGGCCGGGCCCATCCCGCGCCCGGCCCACGCCGGGGCCCCCGACCCGGCGGCGCGCCGCGAGGTGGCTGGCCCGCAGGAGGTGACCCGCGAGCAGTGGGAGCGGCTGGTCACCGAGCTGATGCAGGTGCGGGTGGCGGCCGACGGCACCCCCGCCGAGCCGGAGCGGTTCGCGCTGGCCGCGCAGGACGAGTGGGAGACGTGGAACCGGCAGCGGGACGCGGCGGCCCGCTAG
- a CDS encoding MBL fold metallo-hydrolase, which yields MTPRLSRRRFGATNYVYLLEAGGDAALVDPGDAAVALALAADLGAAPRWVLHTHGHADHSGGTVAVAARLGARVLGHGGDARWFAPQEDLAGRAALSLGALALRVHHVPGHTPGSVLLEWAGHLLTGDTLFTGGCGNCRHGGDVGALAESLLGPLARLDGGLLVQPGHDYAEANLAFVLALEPDNAPARARLAAVQAARAAGLEPDPATLAEERVVNPFLRAPDPQAVVALRARRDAW from the coding sequence GTGACGCCGCGCCTCTCTCGCCGCCGCTTCGGCGCCACCAACTACGTCTACCTGCTGGAGGCCGGCGGCGACGCCGCGCTGGTGGACCCGGGCGACGCGGCGGTGGCGCTGGCGCTGGCGGCCGACCTGGGCGCCGCGCCCCGATGGGTCCTGCACACCCACGGGCACGCCGACCACAGCGGCGGCACCGTCGCGGTGGCCGCCAGGCTCGGCGCCCGGGTGCTGGGCCACGGCGGCGACGCCCGCTGGTTCGCGCCGCAGGAGGACCTGGCCGGCCGCGCCGCGCTCTCGCTCGGGGCCCTGGCGCTGCGCGTCCACCACGTGCCGGGGCACACCCCGGGCTCGGTGCTGCTGGAGTGGGCCGGCCACCTGCTCACCGGCGACACCCTCTTCACCGGGGGCTGCGGCAACTGCCGCCACGGGGGCGACGTCGGCGCCCTGGCGGAGAGCCTCCTCGGTCCGCTGGCCCGGCTGGACGGCGGGCTCCTGGTGCAGCCGGGCCACGACTACGCCGAGGCCAACCTGGCGTTCGTCCTGGCGCTCGAGCCGGACAACGCCCCGGCCCGGGCCCGCCTGGCGGCGGTGCAGGCGGCGCGGGCGGCCGGGCTCGAGCCCGACCCGGCCACGCTGGCGGAGGAGCGGGTGGTCAACCCCTTCCTGCGGGCGCCCGATCCGCAGGCCGTCGTGGCGCTGCGGGCCCGGCGCGACGCCTGGTAG